TCCCCCGGATGGATCGATTCGTCATTACCGTAATGGGATTTTTGCCGTCGGAGACGAGTCGGTGATTCGCCTGCCGGGGAAGACTGAGTCTGGCTTCATTCGACGAGAGCAGGGATCCCTGGAAGTTTCGAATGTCTACATCGACGATGAGATGAAGATGATCGACTGGTGCCGATCTCAAATGAAGTAGATCTCCACAGCGGGAAGAGTCACTCACCGATTGGTTCAGCTTCGTTTTCTGTCGAAGTGAGTTCTTTGACGCGGATGTTTCGAAATGCGACTTCGGACTTGTGTCCGAGCAGAGCAATTCGTCCGGAGTGTCGTTCGATGCCGGGGTGCTCACGGTCGTCGAGGGGGCCTGCGGCGTAGGCTTTCTTCACGTCTCCATCCACGACGATCATCCCGTTGGTGATGATGGTAACTCGCGAACCAACACACCGGATTTCCTGTTCGTTCCATTCTCCGACAGGTTTCAGGAATCCCTGTTTCGCGGGGATCAGCCCGTATACGGAACCGTGTGTCTGATAGGGTTTCAGCTTTTTAGCGAAGTCGTTGGAATCGTCGATGAGTTGTATTTCCATGCCTTGCGTCGCAGCGTGTTGACCGGGTGGAACTCGCAAGCCGATTCCATTGTTCGCACCGGATGTCAGGCGAAATTCGAAACGCAACACAAAGTCACTGTAGTCGTTAATGGTTTCGAGGTTTCCCGATTGGTCGGGAACGGAGTGAAGTAAGCCATCCTCCACGTAATAAACATTCTTCGCACCTTGCCATCCGTTTAGGCTTTCGCTGTCGAAAAGCGAGACGAATCCTTCTTCGGACTCTGTTGAAAAAGGCGTCGTGGTCTCAGTTTGTGCAAATGCATAGCTGTGACAGCAGAGGGCGCTTAAAAGGAATGCGATCAGTTTTGTTTGATGCATAGTTGCTCCGTTTTCTCAGTTGGCAGAGAAAAGTGCGTAAGAGTGTGAGTCGAGCGCTTGTGCTGTGGCGGGAGGTGATTGCAAGCTGGCGGGTTCCGTCTGGAAGAACTCTGTGGCAATAGTACTCTTCGGCGATTGCATTGTTCCTGCGAGACATTGAAAGCTTCGCACTGGATTCCATGTGATCTTCCAGAGTAAACTTCGGTTTTACACCGGGCTCAGTCAACAATAAGTCGAATTGAAATTACGTTTCGGAAAGCATCTCCATGAAGATCCTGCTGGCGAATCCCCGTGGCTTTTGTGCGGGTGTCAACATGGCAATCGAGTGCCTTGATGAATGCATCAAAGCTTTTGG
The sequence above is drawn from the Thalassoglobus sp. JC818 genome and encodes:
- a CDS encoding DUF1080 domain-containing protein, coding for MHQTKLIAFLLSALCCHSYAFAQTETTTPFSTESEEGFVSLFDSESLNGWQGAKNVYYVEDGLLHSVPDQSGNLETINDYSDFVLRFEFRLTSGANNGIGLRVPPGQHAATQGMEIQLIDDSNDFAKKLKPYQTHGSVYGLIPAKQGFLKPVGEWNEQEIRCVGSRVTIITNGMIVVDGDVKKAYAAGPLDDREHPGIERHSGRIALLGHKSEVAFRNIRVKELTSTENEAEPIGE